The nucleotide window TGATGGAACTGATTCCGGCGCACAGGCATCCGCTCCGGATGATGTTGGCCTTTTCGACGACGACGACATCGAGCGAAGGGTCAAGGCTCCGGGCATGCGCTGCCGCGAAAGAGCCTGCCGCTCCTCCCCCGATAATAAGAAGGCCGGCCTCGATATCCTCGACCGCGGGCGTGAATGTGGAAGGGTCTGACGTCATGGGAAGGCTCTAGTCGAGCAGCTTCATCTCCCGCAATCGGGCGATGATCTTCGCCGTGCTCTCCTGGACCGACTCCTGGTGGGTATTGCAGACGACCTCGGGGTTTTCGGGCGGTTCGTAGGGATCGGATACGCCTGTGAACTGGGGAATCTCCCCGGCGCGGGCCTTCTTGTACAAACCCTTCACGTCGCGGGCTTCACACACTTCGAGCGGTGCGGCGACATATACCTCGACGAACTTTCCCGCGCCCACCATTTCGCGGACCTTGCTTCGCGTCTCCCGGTAGGGGCTAATGACGGCTGCGACAGCGATCACGTCATTGCGGGTGAGAAGCTCGCACACCCAGCCGATGCGGAGGATGTTGGTGTCCCGGTCCTCGCGGGAGAACGTCAGGCCCTTGGTTAGGTGTGTCCGCACCACGTCGCCATCGAGTACCTCCACCTTGAGATGCAGCCGGTCTTTCAGCTCTTTGACCAGTGCAGCCGTGATCGTGGACTTCCCCGCACCGGAAAGCCCCGTGAACCAGATCGTGAAACCCTTTTGTCCAGTCATGTGCTTTTGGTATTACCGCCCGCGTTCTATATATAACCTTTTTGGTGATATATCCAGAAAACTTTGAACTAATGGCTTTACTAGCTGAAATAACTGGAGATTCCAGCTGGATTCAGAACAAGGCCGGAAAACCTGCAAACCGTGGCGATGCGTGGTGAGCCGTGGTGAGCCGTGGCGGGAACCTTCTTCACCCCCCTTCTGGTGCTTTCGCGCCCGGCACCCTTTCGAGACGCCTCAGGATCAGTTCCGCCCGTTCGATGTATTTGCGGGCCCGTTCGTGGGTGGGGTCCACGAGGATCACGAGCCGCCATTCGCTGATGGCCTGTTCGTGGTCCTCGCGCCGGTAGTGGTCGAGTCCCCGGCGGTATATCTCCTCGAGCTGGGGAGTGAGCTTTTCCACAATCTCGTGACGGAGCCGCCCGGCCTTCACGCTGTCGGGGTCTTCGTCGAGTGCCTCGTTGAGCCGCTCCAGCGCGCACCGGAAGTCGCCGCTTTTTGTGCAGGCCTCGGCCCGGGCGACAAGGGCCTGGGTGGCTTGGGCCACCCGCTGCCGTTCGGTGCGCTCGGCCTTCTCACGGTCAGACTGTACTGGCCCGGCATCAGTGCGGCTCTGCTGGTGGTAGTTCCGCGCCAGGGTATTGCCCGGCCAACGCTGGAGGACTTTCTCAAACTCTTTCGCCGCCTCGGCGAAGTCACGCTTTGCATAAAAGTCCATGCCGCGTTCGAAGCTGGCTGCCACCTCCCGGTTCCACTGTTTTTCGGTTTCATCCAGCCGCTTTTTGGTCTGGCTGTCGAATGGGTCGAGGTAGTTGAGGCGAAGCAGGAGTTCGTGCGCGCCCTCAATATCCTTTGCCGCCAGTTTTGCCTCCGCCTGCGGGAGCAGTTCGGCGCGGCGCTTTTCCAGATCCTTCCTGAGCGAATCCATCCGGGGGACCAGCTCGGTCTTCCGGGGATCCAGCTTATAGGCCTCCGAGGTCTGCTGGAGCGCCTCCCCGATCCGTCCGCGCCGCTGGAGCGAACCAGCACGCTTGATCCGCCGGGATACCTCCTCGGCAAGGATCTTCTCGGTTTCCCGCACGCGTTCCTCGGTATCAGCCCCCGGCGGAGCGGTTTGCCAGACGCGGATCGCCTCGTAGTAGTTCCCGGCCTTGATGAGCCGTTCAGCCTTGGAAGTCACGGTTGAGGGCCGTTGCATCGGGTCGGTCTTGCCGCCACAGGCGATGAGCAGGGCGAGGGCGACGGTCGTCGCCAGCCACGGAAGGGGGGAACGGTCGGTCATTGTAAACATGATAGCCGGTTTCAGGGGAGAGGGTGGGCCCTAATGGCCTCGATGAGCTTTCGTGCCTTCAATTCCGGATTTTTCCCGTTCAGTGCGCCGATCACGGCCGCCGCACGGGCTCCGGCGGCAAGGACGTCCGCGATGCTTGATTCACTGATTCCGCCGATGCCGATGACGGGGATGCTGACTCCCCGGACTGTCCGGGCAAGTTCGGAGAGGCTTCGCCGGGCGCGGAGGTTCCCCTTGCTCGCGGTGGGGTAGAGCGGCCCGAAGCCAACGTAGCTCGCCCCCAGCCTTTCCATGCGCCGGGCTTCGGCCGGGGTGTTGGTGGATACACCGATAATGGCGCGGGGGCCGAGGATCTGGCGGACCGCCTCCAGTGGCAGGTCGTCGGGACCGATGTGGACCGCTGTGCCGAGAACCTTGGCCACGTCTACCCGGTCGTTCACGACAAAGAGCCCACCCTTTCGGGCGCAGAGCCCCTGAAGCGTCCGGGCGAGACCGAAGTAGTCCTTCGGTGTGGCGGCCTTCCACCGGAGCTGCACGGTGCGGATCCCGGCGGCGAGCCAGGCCCGGACGGTGCTGACCGTATCAGAACAGTGCTCCGGCCCGGTAATTCCATAAACTCCCGCCGGAATCCGTTGTGGGCGTCCCATGAGCGCGCTTATACTACTTCCGTCACGGCAAGTTTAATGGCGAGGTAACTTCAATGGATGCGACCTGTCCCCGGTGCGGTGCGGCAGTCCCTATACCTGACGCACAGCGGAACGCGGCGAAAATACTGCTCAAGTGCGGATCGTGCGAAAACATGTTCGTGCTGAAGAGCGAGGCTTCGCCCCCGGCCGATCCGCCCGCGGCATCTGAACCCCCTCCGCCGGTGGAGCCTGCCGCGCCCCCGGTTCTGCCTCCGTCAGCACCCCCGGCGCCTGCATCGGCCCCCGCTGCCCGGCCCGCGCCGGTATCTGCGCCAGTCCCTGCCGCCGCCTCGACCGCCCCCATGCCTGCCGAGGAACCGCTCCCGCCGGTGACGGGCGAGCGGTGGCAGCCGCCCCCTTCCAGCGACTTCGTGATCGTCTACCGGCAGTTCGGAAGCGACCGGACCCGGCATCTGTCGGCGAAACTTCTTACCGAACGGGCCGGAACGCGCATCAGTTTCGAGCAGTACAAAAAGCAGTTCGATGCGCTCCCGAACGTCCAGAAGAAGCTCACCGCCGATCTCTACGCGGCACTGGTGAAGCTTGCCCAGGAGAGCGGGACGAAAATCGAGTCAGGCCCCACGCCAAGGATGCTCTGCCCCTATCATCCGAATGACATCCGGGCGGGGCATTGCACCGAGTGCGGGAAACCGCTCTGTGCGGTTTGCCTTAAGGAAGCTCCGAGATGCCGCGACTGCCGGGATCGGGAGGCGAACGTCCAGCGACGCACCCAGGACGAGCAGCGGGCAAAGGTGCGGCTGCTGACCAGTACGGCCCTCCTGGAAGGCGGCCGGCCATCACGGGTTCTGGGTTTCCTGTCATCCGAGGCCATGTGCGACGAGCACGGCTTCTTCGAATCGCTCACGAAAGCCCCGAAGCCCGGAATGGCAAGCGCCCTCGATCAGGCGAAGGACCAGGCCTCCTCACGCCTCCAGATCCGGGCGGCGGAGATGGGAGCGACGGCCATTGTCGATTTTCGTTTGTCCATTTTCCACTTCCAGAGCGAGGCCTTGGGCAAGTGTTTTGCTGTTGTTCAGGCGTCAGGGACTGCTGTGGAGTAGGGCGGCGTTTTTCCACAGCATCGTGGGCATTGCCGGACGGGAACCCCGGCGAGGATATGAGGAAATAATTCTTTGATTACAGTTACTTATGCGACTCTCTTGGTCCCTGACGTTATCAAAATCGGAAACCTTCCGCAGCTTATCCACAGGATGTGGAAACTGGGTATAACACTGCCGAACCCATTGAAATTCCTTGGGATTGTGATCAATCTCACGTGTGAGCTATCCTTCTGGACCCTAGACTGGCACCGGTCTTTTGCGGTAAGCGGGGACCGTGTTTTTGGGCTTTGAAGCGGGCGGACTGCGGGTAGCGGGCACATAGCGTTGAGAGCGATCATTCTGGCAGCGGGACAGGGAACCCGGCTCCTTCCACACACGGAACGGACGCCCAAGTGTCTGCTCGACCTGAACGGTACTACCGTTCTGGAACACCAGATCCGTAACTGCCGGCGGGCCGGTATTTCCGACACGGTCGTCGTGACCGGTTTCCAGTGGCAGCTCGTCGAGGCATACGTCTCCCGCTGGCGGCAGAACGGGCTGGCCCGCATGCGGATCGAAACTGCCTACAACCCGTTCTTCAGCACCACCAACAACTTGATCTCGCTCTGGTCCGCCCAGAAATACATGGACGAGGATTTTATCACCATCAATGGCGATAACGTGTTCGACTGGCGCATCCTTCAGCGGCTCAAGGAAACGAACAAATATCCTATCCACGTCACAACCGCCCACAAGGACGCCTATGACGAGGACGACATGAAAGTCCTGCTGGACGGGGACCGGATCCAGGCGATCAACAAGGGGATTCCACTGGATCAGGCTGACGGCGAATCGATCGGGATCATGAAGTTTACCGGTGAGGGACGCGAACGGCTCAAGGCGACACTGGAGGACATGGTGCGCGGCCAGTCGGCCGCGACGGACTGGTACACCCGGGCCATCGAGTGGATCGCCCGGCGTGGGTATCCGGTGGGCATATGTCCGATCGGTGATCTCAAGTGGGCGGAGATCGACTTCCCGCAGGACCTGGCCCGCGTCCGTGAAAACAGCTCGTTGTATCTGGGCGATTCCTGATTCCTCCTTGCGGCTCCTGCTCCCGTGGGATAACCACCTGCCCCGGTCCGGTTTCCCCGGCTGTACTAGAAAGGTCAAGAGAGCCCCGTTGGCATTCCGCCTGATCATCCGGCTTCCTGAAACAGAACCCAGCCCCGCATTTGTTCGCGTGGGGGGAGTTCCCGTCCTGCTGCGCCTCCTGATCGGAGGATATCGCCAGGGCGCGGAGCAGATCGAGGTGACGGGGCCGGGTGTTGAGGAGGCCCGGCGTCTCTTTGCCCAGGACCGGCGGCTGGGTGGGGCGGATATCTCATGGGGCCCCGCGGCCGGGCCGCGGAAAGAACTGCCGGTCGTGGAGACCGAAGCGAATGTCGTGGTGGGTGGCGGTGTCTGGGAGCTTCTGGACAAGGCGACTGGCCCGGCGGAGGTTCCCGGCGCGCCTCTCATGCGGCGGCTGGGGGAAGGCAAGCCGGAGCCCCTGTGGACCGGCGAACCACCGTCGAAAAACCACTTCGCCATTCCGGCAAGCGACTCCGCCGGTGCGTGGGCGGCCAAGCGGGCAATCTTCCGCAATGTGTTCAAGCCGACATCCGGGCCGGTATCCATCCATTTCAACTCGAAACTCTCGATTCCAGTGAGCTGGCTGCTCAGTGAAACCCCGGTGACGCCGAACCAGATCACGGTGTTCACGACACTCATCGGCTTTGTGAGTGCCTGGGCGTTTTCGCTGGGTACCTTTGCCGGGTTTCTCACCGGCGGCGTGCTGTTCCAGCTCTGTGCGGCGCTCGACCGGTGCGATGGCGAGATCGCCCGCAGCAAGTACATGGATTCGCCCTCGGGCGCATGGGTGGATACGGTCGGTGATAATGTGACCTACGTGGCTTATCTGACAGGCCTTACTCTCGGATATGCGCGGTTTGCGGGGGAACGTGGCAACGCATGGGCCCCGTACGTGCACGCGATGGGTTTCGGCACGCTGGGGCTGACGGTGTTTCTCCTCGGCGGGATGTATCTCTATCTCTACCGGAACAAGAAGTCGGGCACACTGGTGGCGGTCTACAAGGATTTTGAATCGCGGGTGGACGGAAAGAAGGCGGGCTTCGTCTACCGGTTCCTGGACAGCATCAAGATACTGGGCAAACGCGATTCCTGGTCGCTCGCCATCGGTGTGGCGGCACTTCTGGGCGGGCTTTTCCAGGCGGCGTTTTTCTACCATCTCATATTTTTCGCCACGGTCGGGACCATTGTGCTGATGAACATCTACTTCACGGTGGCCCGCCGGAACGTGTCGGGGTGATGCGATATGGCTTTCTCCAGGGGAAAGCTGGTCCGGACGGCACTTCTGGCCGCCGGTTTCGTATTCCTGGTAGCAGTGTTCGCCCACGAAGGCTTTGGCGAGATGTGGGCGCGCATCTCGCGGATCGGCGTGGCGGCGTTCGGCCTGATGCTGGCCCTGTCGTTCCTGTGGAATGCCTGCTCGACGCTCGGCTGGTATCTGACGTTTGACGGTTCAGGCGGCGTGGTGCGGCCGGTAAGTTACGGGCGGCTGTTTTTCGTTCGTTGGGCGGGAGAGAGCATCAATACCATTACTCCACTCATGAACCTGGGCGGCGAACCCGTGCGAATCGCGCTGATGCGCCGTCATCTGGAAACCCACCAGGCGGCGGCAACGGTCATTCTGGATAAATCGATTTTCACAATCGCCGGAATCATCCACATGGTGAGTGGCGTTGTCGTCGGCTTTTGGGTGTTTGATCTGCCCGAATCGGTCGCCTGGATCGAGGCTATCGTGGCGGGCATTTTGATGATGGCAGCAGTGATTCTGGTCACGTTGATTCGCAGGGGAAAAACGCTACTGTCGCTCGTGGGATGGCTCCGCCGCGCTGGAATCCGGTTTTCGGACGATACACTGGAAAAGGTCGAGCAGATCGACGACGAGCTCACCATCTTTTACCGGACACACCGGGCGCGGTTCTGGACGGCGCTCACGGCACACCTCGCCGGGCGGATGAGCCGGATGCTCGATGTACTGGTGGTGGCGTGGGCATTTGGTATCGGAATGTCGGCCTGGGAGGCCCATGCGATCGCAGCGGCGACCGTCATTATCAACGTGAGTTTTTCGT belongs to Deltaproteobacteria bacterium and includes:
- the cysC gene encoding adenylyl-sulfate kinase, coding for MTGQKGFTIWFTGLSGAGKSTITAALVKELKDRLHLKVEVLDGDVVRTHLTKGLTFSREDRDTNILRIGWVCELLTRNDVIAVAAVISPYRETRSKVREMVGAGKFVEVYVAAPLEVCEARDVKGLYKKARAGEIPQFTGVSDPYEPPENPEVVCNTHQESVQESTAKIIARLREMKLLD
- a CDS encoding tetratricopeptide repeat protein — translated: MTDRSPLPWLATTVALALLIACGGKTDPMQRPSTVTSKAERLIKAGNYYEAIRVWQTAPPGADTEERVRETEKILAEEVSRRIKRAGSLQRRGRIGEALQQTSEAYKLDPRKTELVPRMDSLRKDLEKRRAELLPQAEAKLAAKDIEGAHELLLRLNYLDPFDSQTKKRLDETEKQWNREVAASFERGMDFYAKRDFAEAAKEFEKVLQRWPGNTLARNYHQQSRTDAGPVQSDREKAERTERQRVAQATQALVARAEACTKSGDFRCALERLNEALDEDPDSVKAGRLRHEIVEKLTPQLEEIYRRGLDHYRREDHEQAISEWRLVILVDPTHERARKYIERAELILRRLERVPGAKAPEGG
- the thiE gene encoding thiamine phosphate synthase, with amino-acid sequence MGRPQRIPAGVYGITGPEHCSDTVSTVRAWLAAGIRTVQLRWKAATPKDYFGLARTLQGLCARKGGLFVVNDRVDVAKVLGTAVHIGPDDLPLEAVRQILGPRAIIGVSTNTPAEARRMERLGASYVGFGPLYPTASKGNLRARRSLSELARTVRGVSIPVIGIGGISESSIADVLAAGARAAAVIGALNGKNPELKARKLIEAIRAHPLP
- a CDS encoding heavy metal-binding domain-containing protein, which gives rise to MDATCPRCGAAVPIPDAQRNAAKILLKCGSCENMFVLKSEASPPADPPAASEPPPPVEPAAPPVLPPSAPPAPASAPAARPAPVSAPVPAAASTAPMPAEEPLPPVTGERWQPPPSSDFVIVYRQFGSDRTRHLSAKLLTERAGTRISFEQYKKQFDALPNVQKKLTADLYAALVKLAQESGTKIESGPTPRMLCPYHPNDIRAGHCTECGKPLCAVCLKEAPRCRDCRDREANVQRRTQDEQRAKVRLLTSTALLEGGRPSRVLGFLSSEAMCDEHGFFESLTKAPKPGMASALDQAKDQASSRLQIRAAEMGATAIVDFRLSIFHFQSEALGKCFAVVQASGTAVE
- a CDS encoding phosphocholine cytidylyltransferase family protein, whose product is MRAIILAAGQGTRLLPHTERTPKCLLDLNGTTVLEHQIRNCRRAGISDTVVVTGFQWQLVEAYVSRWRQNGLARMRIETAYNPFFSTTNNLISLWSAQKYMDEDFITINGDNVFDWRILQRLKETNKYPIHVTTAHKDAYDEDDMKVLLDGDRIQAINKGIPLDQADGESIGIMKFTGEGRERLKATLEDMVRGQSAATDWYTRAIEWIARRGYPVGICPIGDLKWAEIDFPQDLARVRENSSLYLGDS
- a CDS encoding CDP-alcohol phosphatidyltransferase family protein; the encoded protein is MAFRLIIRLPETEPSPAFVRVGGVPVLLRLLIGGYRQGAEQIEVTGPGVEEARRLFAQDRRLGGADISWGPAAGPRKELPVVETEANVVVGGGVWELLDKATGPAEVPGAPLMRRLGEGKPEPLWTGEPPSKNHFAIPASDSAGAWAAKRAIFRNVFKPTSGPVSIHFNSKLSIPVSWLLSETPVTPNQITVFTTLIGFVSAWAFSLGTFAGFLTGGVLFQLCAALDRCDGEIARSKYMDSPSGAWVDTVGDNVTYVAYLTGLTLGYARFAGERGNAWAPYVHAMGFGTLGLTVFLLGGMYLYLYRNKKSGTLVAVYKDFESRVDGKKAGFVYRFLDSIKILGKRDSWSLAIGVAALLGGLFQAAFFYHLIFFATVGTIVLMNIYFTVARRNVSG
- a CDS encoding flippase-like domain-containing protein, encoding MAFSRGKLVRTALLAAGFVFLVAVFAHEGFGEMWARISRIGVAAFGLMLALSFLWNACSTLGWYLTFDGSGGVVRPVSYGRLFFVRWAGESINTITPLMNLGGEPVRIALMRRHLETHQAAATVILDKSIFTIAGIIHMVSGVVVGFWVFDLPESVAWIEAIVAGILMMAAVILVTLIRRGKTLLSLVGWLRRAGIRFSDDTLEKVEQIDDELTIFYRTHRARFWTALTAHLAGRMSRMLDVLVVAWAFGIGMSAWEAHAIAAATVIINVSFSFIPQQVGANEGGHGLLFKAVGLGWRDGLSTGLVRRARTLVFALMGYVVLVIHQWRSPDGTVMSGKAAA